The DNA window ACAAAATTATTCAAGTTCTtttgaataattttatattgcatCACTTAAAATTATTGATCTTTTATTTGTTTCGGcattaaaaaaaactttttggtctaattgtaaaatttttaaaaaaaaattgtaattgtaattatttgaatcttattttcaatataataaaatattcaatttttttaaaaatttatttatgattttaaatagctatataaagaaaatgaattaaaaagGACTTTTCTATtagaacaaataaataaactaatttgtctatttttttaaaatatatttttgagatGAGATTTAATTTACTTTAATTTACATATCCGTACGAAGTTAGGGATGTGTCTCTCATTTTGTAAAAATTCTTCTAAAAAATGTTGTAAAAATActtcatttttaaaatattacaaattaaatgcTTTATAAATGAAATTGAAACTTAATAGTTGTAACAAAACAATGTTTTTCATTTACTAGTTAGAAGAGATAGTTTTCTTtggtataattatttattataattttaccttAATCGTTTTCTCTTTGTGTTAGTTTAATATATTGTGTTAATTGTGTTCTTCATTGTCATTGTTATACTTTTGTGGTTTTAtgctaagttatatttttataagttaTGGAAATTGGAGAATTCGCAAGATTGAAAGATCATTGAATCTCAAAGatagttttcttcttctttcaatTACTAGATTGAAATTTTACTCttccaaattaatttattttaataaatatatatatatatataaatatttgtgtGTTTTGTAAGTTGTTAATCAATTATTCCAAAAAGTATGATGCCTAATGTTGGAATTGGAGGAAAGGTTTGTTGAGCCCCTTACATTCATTTGAACAAAATTTGTAGATTCATGTGATGATAGctttggtatttttattttgtagacTTTAATTGTATAACATTGAATCATGTTTTGTCTTAACATAAATGTTTATGGATTTCTATTAtttgatattttaaatttgctatCCAATTCTTTTGAATATTCTTATTATGGGTCCTCTCATGAGTTAGACTAGAATTGGCAAAACAGGTCAGACACGATAAACAACTTGAAACTTGCACAAGAGTTAGCGGGTTTGAATTTACTATAAGATGGGGTTGTATTCGGATTGACTTATCTAACCCGTTCAATAAACAGGTCATGTTCGGATTAACACGACTAACACAAAACAAACCTGCTAATGacctatttaaaattattttgctattttaacAAGTCAAAAATGagttataaatttattaaatatgtcaTAAACGTGTTATTGGTTGAAATGTTTAAACAAAATATGCTTATAAACAAGTTACACGGAGGCCGTGTCAGGTCAATCATTTATAACGGATCATGTTCGGGTGTCATTTTCTGACACGATTATTAAACAGATTGTGTTCAAATTGAGCATATACCTGTTATACATAGACCTCGACACGACACGACTACGAATTGCCACTCCTAAGTTAGGGGTGCGTAAATTCAAGATGCATTCAAAACTTGTATGGATAAATTTGCTCTATctattgaaataaataaataattaaaaaaaaaaacttgattttaatatgtttttttttttattacaatggTTATATTGTATTTCTGCAACTAACAGAGTCGTTTCAAAAGATTGAGAACAAGTTTATAGTAAagataccaataattatatgagTAATGGTATATGCTAAACTTTAATGCATAATTCATATCTTCAAAATTGAGTATGTATAATGTATTACATACAACTGCTGAGCTTATAATGAAGCCCAAAGCTAAGCATACCTTATTAAAAAGGCAACAAAAGCCAATACAAATAACTCTTCCAAGAATTTCTTATTGCATAATACACCATACCATAAATTAAAATGGTCAGGAAAATTCCCTCAAATCATGAGAACTACTATTACACTAGTTCAGTTCTTTAGATGATGAGAACTCATCAATATAAGTTACTCAAAAACCAATAATTGATCTTGATCCAATAGAATACAGGAGCTGCAAAAATGTGTGCTTTTTATTACATCTAGCTAGTGTGGTTTTGGAACATACCCATCAACAGCAAAGTTCCGAGTAGCGCTAGGAATAGCTAACCGGACTCCATCTAGTTCGGGTTTTGCAATTACTTGACAGCCCAGACGAGACCTGCAAGAATATCGAATCGAAACATGAATTTTAATCTTGCCCGAATGACATTGGAAGATGTATAAATAGTGTGCAAGTTTGTGGTCTTACGTTTCGGTAAGTCCAAAAGCTAGATCCAACATGTCATTCTCCTCATCAGTTGGGTCTTCTAATTTATTGTAGTACTCCATATCCTACACTTAGATTCAATTATTATTCATCACAACCAGAAAATGTTTACAAAGCAGAGTTTTCTTTTTACTGCAAATGTCACAAAAACTTACCATAACAATCACATGACATGTTGAGCATGCAAGTGAGGCTTCACAAGCTCCTGTTATAAATTTTGTTGCAGAATATTAGATTTCGTAAATCAGAGAACTTGATATTACTTCATAAAGCCACAAAGATATACCATCCCATGATATATGATGAAACAGATCAATAAAAGAATCAAGATACTGAGGCTGAAAACAATTACTATGGACATGTTTTATGGTCGCATAATGTAAAAGAGccatttgagttattttgtaatATCTTGTCTTGCATTTCGAGGGTTTTAGCTTTGTCTGAGTGACTTTTTGAGCCACTTTGTATTAGTTTCTACAAATCATACAAGTTTGATGTTTCgtttctaaaaaaaatgttaCAGAATTATGAAGGttggaaaatataaaattgcattatactATACTTAATAAGCATCAGAAAGTTCATGCCTTCAAGTTCAATGTCATTTTCATGAGCAGCTTCTAGCATAGACATTCCAACTGGAACTTTAATGAGCTTCTCATCACCATCCTTATCAACAAATGTCACAGAAATCCTGAACATAGACAGAAAAGAAAATCTGTGAGAAGGCTGCAAATCtcaatttaaagaaaaaattaaaacaacaatGCTAATTTGTGAGCTAGTTATTAAACTGGTAGAACTACTGAAAAATAAGAACACAGAATACATACACTAAACTAGTAAACTGCAATATCCAGACATGTCATcgaataaaataatttagtacAAATAAAGGGAAAATCTAATGACCTACATTCTTTTACTTACAACATTTCTTTTAATTAAGAACTCATGTCCTGCCATAAACTTGGCTATAAGAAAACCAAAGAGACTTACTCTTCCTCCGGCTCACTCCCTTCCTCCGAAGGGGCGCTATTTACTGAAGAAAAAAGACGATGCTTTTGAAAGATTGCTCCCCTTGAAACCTTAGCTTCTGACTGGTCAAGTTCTTTAAAACGTCAATTAATAGTaaacattataaaaatagaaaataatgggAAGCTATAATCTCTCCATAAATTGAAGTGAAGCTTAAATAACATAGTTTGAGGCAGTATAGTACACAATATCAATTTAATAGCAAATTATTCAAAGATTGCATTACTATAAAGCACCCTAGGGGTGCCCAACACCCTAGTATTTAAATTCAAAGGTATGGGAACCGATATTCATTAGGACCAATAGCAATAAAAAGGTGTTGGACAATACACTTAGAGAGCTCTTTAGCATTTCACCAAATTACTGCTTTCATTCTCTGATATATTCCCAAAAATCTTGTCATTACAAACATTTTGCTCTATCAAACCATGTGGAGTGAATCTTCATCAAATTACTTGCACAAATGCTAGCAAAAGTAATGAAACTTCCCCCTTAAAccctaattaatttttttttccacaattgatttttttttcttcccttttcaaacaaaatttcaTAAACCTATTCCAGAAACCACAAAATAGGATCTTGGATCTCAACATAGTTAGGGCAATCAGATAAAAAGAGAAGGGAGCAAAACCACTAAAATCAATAAGATCATGTATACATACATTTACATATATAAAGTTATACAATTTCTAAATAAGAAAAGCAGAAAACTAACCAGTGTTTGCAAGTAATGGCTAGAAGGTCTGTGTGTATATCCAGCACTAGTTAGGGTTCTAGATTTTCCTGACATAACCAAAATATACACAGAATCAAATTTTTGTCTCTAAAATTCAACATGATAACTAAATTAAGTGTTCAAATTCAAACTATACATAGAAAGTAAGATTGAAAGCATAATTGTTAATATAGCATTACCTCTACAAAGCTCTTTAACCATCCAAACACCAACTCTTGAAAGTTTAGAAATGAACATAATCGTATAACCTTTCACTACCAAAATGAAGATcgtatagatatataaatatagcattgataagaataataaaaatttcaacAAAAGTGGAGATGGAATTTAAGGGATTACCGGAAAACGGCGGAGCCCTCGGAGGAGGAAGACGGTAGACGGCGGTTGGAGATTCGGAGAGAGGGAGTGAGGCACGGCTCGATGGGAGAGGAGAGGAGTATGTGATACCTAAATTTAAcaaccatttaattttttatttaattttatacgttaatgatacttaaattttgcaataataatttatgacataaataaatttttgatactaataatatttaagttataattttaaaatttctagAGGAACTATTAAGTAAATTATAGTAATTTctgattttaattttaatttttttatttaaataataatttaaagcaataagaaaatgacactaatttaatatttaacggCCAAATACTTATagagttaaatttaaatatttataccgcaaattactcttttcaTAATTTCCGTGAATAATTACTATTGGAATgctattccaatactttaaaatgcaaccaaacattccattctatttcattacctctaaccaaacgccacctaattaATTCTAATAAAAACACTATAACACTCTTTaaaaatattgtaattataattttacacattattatttaatatattatttgctttaattataaatattatattatttttaaaaaaagatagaaTCAATGTCATATAATGGCATTAACACAATATTCTATGATATGATCTATTTATCTCTAATGGTATAGTATTTTTATGTTTTGCCAAACATCTTCTAAAATTTAACTATTAGAGATgctttttcatattttacttagttattattatttattactgtaaaaacatttaaaattatgtatttttgtatttttttttttttattaaaataatcccTAAACATAATAGGGTGTGGCAAATTCCAATTTCCCACCAAAttattaaatgccaaaataaataaataaataaataaaagcttCAATATAGTATGAATTGGCACGTGCCTAACCATAGACACATGTAGCAATGGGTAGTGACTAGGCCCATATCGTAGCCCAAACTATTAGGGTTTTAGGCTATTCCTACTAAGAATAAAATTATACTCGTAACCAAACAAACACACCCAAATCTTCTTCTTACACTTTTTCGTTATCTTCAAAACCAAAACTTTCAAACTCAAGACGCCATTTGAGAAAGAAGAAGATTTTTGATTTTGATTCGATGGAGCAAGGGAAGCAAGGAGTCATGGTGGCTAAATTGTCTCCTAATCAGAACCCAATAGAGCAATTACAAGTTCGGTATAAGCTTTTGGAGACTCAGTTCAAAACTTGGTTGACTAAGCAATCTTTGCCTGTTGAAGCTGCCATCGTCACTATCACTAGCGCCGCTCAAGGTGCTGCCATCGGTGCTTTTATGGGTACTTTAACCAACGATGGTGGCTCTCCTTTTCCTACTCCTCCTCAGGCTAACCTTAACCCTCAAGCCATGGCTTCACTTAAACAAGCTCAGGTGAAATTCTGCTCTCTTTcgtttttgtttttagaaatggtATTTTTGGTGATTTTGATCGAAATTATGTGAGAGTTTGGTGCTTTATTGTGGTTTGTGGCGTTATTTGTCTCTGTAACTGAACTGTATAAATACCCATTTGGAAATTATGTGAAATAGTAATTGGATAGAGGAAAGGGGTTCTAGAAATGGAAGATAGGGTTTTAGTTATTAATCTGATCATTTACATAATTTTAGTATATTCATGGTTCTGTGGTTTGTAGCTTAAAAGGTTTAGgaaattagatagaaaaatgaAACTGGAAcctcttcaattaatcaaaagatatgtaGAACCCTAGAGTAACAGTTAGGATGCTTCCTTATGCTAAAGAACACCACGAATAGGCGATATTCACTGGGCCAAGAGCACCCGCTAGAGTAAGAGCTTCCACAGCTGGTTGGCCAAAATGAGGACAATATATATCTATGTCTGCTTACAAAGCGCAAAGAGCGAAGAGTTATTGAGGTATTCTAATTAACCGGCAGACTTAAACCTTGTTCCTACATGAACCGATCAATTTGATCAAGCACTCGCCATCTATTTTCATTGTTCAACTCTTTGACAACATGAAAATCAACACCAACTAAAGGTCAAAAGATATGAAGAATCCTAGAATAACAGTGTGGATGCTTCCTTATGCTAAAGTTCACCAATGGTGTCGGCACCACCTATATCGCTATTGGTGTAATCTAATATAgaattcatatatttttatcTAATAAC is part of the Cannabis sativa cultivar Pink pepper isolate KNU-18-1 chromosome 5, ASM2916894v1, whole genome shotgun sequence genome and encodes:
- the LOC115715583 gene encoding uncharacterized protein LOC115715583, translated to MFISKLSRVGVWMVKELCRGKSRTLTSAGYTHRPSSHYLQTLSEAKVSRGAIFQKHRLFSSVNSAPSEEGSEPEEEISVTFVDKDGDEKLIKVPVGMSMLEAAHENDIELEGACEASLACSTCHVIVMDMEYYNKLEDPTDEENDMLDLAFGLTETSRLGCQVIAKPELDGVRLAIPSATRNFAVDGYVPKPH